In Nitrospiraceae bacterium, the following are encoded in one genomic region:
- a CDS encoding response regulator transcription factor encodes MSATVGHFPSTIDLYLVDDHEVVRVGLQRVFSLTKGIRVVGEAATIAAALAGIQRLQPDIVLMDIRMPDGNGVDAARQVSELSPRTQVLFLTSYLEHNTVLDAVVSGARGYVLKDIGSDALVNAIRTVAAGEPLLDPRVTQHTLRWIKHLSEHSRPRNHDLLSAQEQRMLPLLARGHTNKEIAQALGLSEKTVKNYLANIYSKLGITRRSQAAAYYASVNPLSGAGAGPENFIDQD; translated from the coding sequence ATGTCGGCTACAGTAGGACATTTTCCTTCGACCATAGACTTATACCTAGTCGACGACCACGAGGTCGTCCGCGTCGGTTTACAGCGGGTCTTTTCCCTGACCAAGGGAATCCGCGTGGTCGGCGAAGCCGCGACCATCGCCGCAGCCTTGGCCGGTATCCAGCGGCTGCAACCGGACATCGTGCTCATGGATATCCGGATGCCCGATGGCAACGGAGTAGATGCGGCCCGGCAGGTCTCGGAACTGTCCCCACGAACCCAGGTGCTGTTTCTGACCAGCTACCTGGAACACAATACGGTGCTCGACGCCGTCGTATCAGGCGCACGCGGCTATGTGTTGAAAGATATCGGCTCAGACGCATTGGTCAATGCCATCCGCACCGTCGCAGCCGGGGAGCCGCTGTTGGATCCCCGTGTCACCCAGCACACCCTGCGGTGGATCAAGCATCTCTCCGAACATTCCCGTCCACGGAACCACGATCTGCTCTCAGCCCAAGAACAGCGGATGCTCCCGCTGCTTGCAAGAGGGCATACCAACAAAGAGATTGCCCAGGCGTTGGGACTCAGTGAAAAGACCGTCAAGAACTACCTGGCAAACATCTACTCCAAATTAGGCATCACCCGCCGCTCCCAAGCCGCCGCTTATTACGCCAGCGTCAATCCGCTCTCGGGCGCAGGCGCCGGACCAGAAAACTTTATCGACCAAGACTGA
- a CDS encoding PAS domain S-box protein, which translates to MSPSTESPPPPTREELLHYVAELERRLGVNRNEFTHPLPPSFPAHPAIEDRYRRLYDESPTMYFTLNADGTVVSVNPYGAAFLGYSVEDLVGRPVFLVIHEEDRAAFRAQLESCVSAPDTIGHWELRKRRKDGGILWVKENTRVLRWENEPPLLLVVCEDISTQKRTEDALRQSEERYQLSFLNTQLGICYVDPQGYFMRVNPRFSEILGYEESELLRLNIRDVTHPDDLGTNLRLLKEAIGGSRMTYSFEKRYIRKNGGIAWVQLNATLLHDGDGRPESFFAVIDDITEQKAAQEALAASEQAIRALYEITSVPNQAFEDQLHALLDLGRRRFGLPVGMLTSVRSDKLEITAVRNPEGAVPALRMIPLKDSLCAVTLLRQGPLNLPNLGLSPFDRHPARQQLGIEAYLGTTISVDHQPVGTLCFIDTQPRADAFSPADQDFLLLMARWVAREIERRQAEDALRQSEHRLRQAFDDRTRISQDLHDSLLQSLYAVGMEFEATKLLLPKTAKRAGGQLSRGIDRLNECMHEVRGFIQSLNSHLGSSKTLREALQDLIGSFTAGRPNLFHLECDADALEQIPVAFHSDVLNILREGVSNSVRHARATEASITVKRDIDGIRIDIADNGIGFDPEVLRKGCGLGNMEARAAKLGARYALRSAPGKGTVISLQVPRED; encoded by the coding sequence ATGTCTCCCAGCACGGAATCCCCTCCTCCGCCTACCCGCGAAGAATTGCTTCACTACGTGGCGGAGCTTGAGCGTCGCCTCGGAGTAAACCGCAACGAATTCACTCACCCTCTGCCGCCGTCGTTTCCCGCACACCCGGCCATCGAGGACCGCTATCGCCGTCTCTACGACGAAAGCCCTACGATGTATTTCACGTTGAATGCCGACGGCACGGTCGTTTCCGTGAATCCCTATGGGGCCGCCTTTCTAGGTTACTCGGTGGAGGACTTGGTCGGGCGGCCGGTGTTCCTCGTCATCCATGAGGAAGATCGTGCCGCTTTCCGGGCACAGCTGGAATCCTGTGTGAGCGCGCCGGATACCATCGGCCATTGGGAATTGCGGAAAAGGAGAAAGGACGGGGGAATCCTCTGGGTCAAAGAAAACACCCGCGTCCTCCGGTGGGAGAACGAGCCACCGCTGCTGCTCGTGGTGTGCGAAGATATCAGCACGCAGAAGCGAACCGAAGACGCGCTCAGGCAAAGCGAAGAGCGATACCAGCTCAGCTTCCTCAATACACAACTCGGGATTTGCTACGTCGACCCGCAGGGATATTTCATGCGGGTCAATCCCCGATTCTCCGAAATCCTGGGCTATGAGGAGTCGGAACTCCTTCGCCTGAACATCCGCGACGTGACCCACCCCGACGATCTCGGCACCAATCTGCGCCTGCTCAAGGAAGCGATCGGCGGGTCACGCATGACCTATTCCTTCGAAAAGCGATACATTCGCAAGAACGGCGGCATCGCCTGGGTTCAACTCAATGCCACGCTTCTCCATGACGGAGACGGTCGTCCGGAATCCTTCTTTGCCGTCATCGATGACATCACGGAACAGAAGGCCGCGCAGGAAGCCCTCGCAGCAAGCGAACAGGCCATTCGCGCCCTTTATGAGATCACGTCGGTGCCGAACCAAGCGTTCGAGGACCAGCTCCACGCCTTGCTCGATCTGGGTCGACGCCGGTTCGGCTTACCCGTCGGCATGCTCACCAGCGTACGGAGCGACAAACTGGAAATCACGGCCGTCCGCAACCCGGAAGGCGCCGTTCCGGCCCTCCGCATGATTCCGCTCAAGGACAGCCTGTGCGCCGTCACCCTGTTGCGGCAGGGTCCGCTGAACCTGCCGAATCTCGGACTGTCTCCGTTCGACCGGCATCCGGCCAGACAACAGCTCGGGATCGAGGCCTATCTCGGGACGACGATCTCCGTAGACCACCAACCGGTCGGGACACTTTGCTTCATCGACACCCAACCGCGGGCGGATGCGTTTAGTCCGGCCGATCAGGACTTTCTGCTTCTCATGGCGCGTTGGGTTGCCCGTGAGATCGAGCGGCGACAGGCAGAAGATGCGCTTCGCCAGAGTGAGCACCGGTTACGGCAAGCCTTCGACGACCGAACCAGAATTTCCCAGGATCTGCACGACAGCCTGTTGCAGTCGCTCTACGCCGTCGGAATGGAATTCGAGGCCACAAAACTGCTGTTGCCGAAAACCGCCAAGCGCGCCGGCGGGCAGCTCAGTCGCGGCATCGACCGACTGAACGAGTGCATGCACGAGGTGCGGGGCTTCATCCAATCACTCAATAGCCATCTGGGCTCCAGCAAAACGCTCAGGGAGGCGCTGCAGGATCTCATCGGCTCCTTTACTGCAGGCCGCCCGAACCTCTTTCACCTGGAATGCGACGCGGACGCGCTTGAGCAGATTCCGGTCGCGTTCCACAGCGACGTGTTGAATATTCTCCGTGAGGGAGTCAGCAATAGCGTGCGGCATGCCCGCGCGACGGAAGCGTCGATCACCGTGAAGCGCGACATCGACGGGATCCGCATCGATATCGCCGACAACGGCATCGGATTTGATCCGGAGGTGCTCCGCAAAGGGTGTGGGCTCGGCAATATGGAGGCGAGAGCAGCCAAATTGGGAGCCCGTTACGCCTTGCGTAGCGCTCCGGGTAAGGGAACGGTCATTTCACTGCAGGTACCGAGGGAGGACTGA
- the uvrC gene encoding excinuclease ABC subunit UvrC, producing the protein MTNDTLQSKLEHLPAQPGVYLFKDGDHHILYVGKAASLSDRVRSYFQRGADHSPKTALLVTHIHDLETIVTRSELEALILESNLIKRHRPRFNVVLRDDKQYPYLRLPIKENFPRLSIVRRVQKDGALYYGPYTPAGALRDTLKVIRKVFPLATCEIDIDGTADRACLEFEIKRCMAPCIGNQSREEYHQIVKQVRQFLEGRDNELVDSLRSEMEAAAEREEYEEAARLRDRLFNIERTLEKQRITQVSHCDQDVIGLARQGSAVDLQLLFVRGGLLIGRKDYFWPESADSSDEELVRAAVEQFYNKEGQPPKELLVPTPLSDATVMEQWLSEKKGEAVRIVAPERGAKHQLVLLAEENAGAAAAEHLRNEALDRQAGAELKRLLRLDSAPNRIEGFDISNIQGNQSVASMVVWEDGQAKKSDYRKFRIQTVEGANDFASMKEAVIRRYGHVENLPRPDLILIDGGLGQLSAAMEGLKEVGADRIPIIGLAKARGEKEERIFLPGRKNPIPLRANAPATHLVQRVRDEAHRFALTYHRKLRGKALLSSELDRIAGVGPLRRKRLLKRFGSLEAIAAATDEQLREAGLDGSTVSALRQALAGPQVDPVMP; encoded by the coding sequence ATGACGAACGACACACTCCAGTCCAAACTCGAGCACCTCCCGGCTCAACCGGGCGTCTACCTATTCAAAGACGGGGACCATCACATCCTGTACGTCGGCAAGGCCGCGTCGCTGTCGGACCGCGTCCGCTCCTATTTTCAACGGGGCGCCGACCACAGTCCGAAGACGGCATTGCTCGTTACCCACATCCATGACCTCGAAACCATCGTCACCCGCTCCGAACTGGAAGCCCTGATTCTCGAAAGCAACCTGATCAAACGTCATCGCCCGCGATTCAACGTCGTGCTGCGGGACGACAAGCAATATCCCTATCTCCGGTTGCCCATCAAAGAAAACTTTCCCCGGCTCTCCATCGTCCGCCGCGTACAAAAGGATGGAGCCCTGTATTACGGTCCCTATACGCCGGCCGGCGCGTTGCGTGACACGCTGAAGGTCATCCGCAAAGTGTTTCCGCTGGCGACCTGCGAAATCGACATCGACGGCACCGCCGATCGAGCTTGCCTGGAATTCGAAATCAAGCGCTGCATGGCCCCCTGCATCGGGAACCAAAGCCGCGAGGAATACCATCAGATCGTCAAACAGGTCCGCCAATTCCTGGAAGGGCGGGACAACGAACTAGTGGACAGCCTCAGGAGCGAGATGGAGGCGGCGGCGGAACGGGAAGAATATGAAGAAGCGGCGCGCCTACGAGATCGGCTCTTCAACATCGAGCGCACGCTGGAAAAACAACGGATCACCCAGGTCAGCCATTGCGACCAAGACGTGATCGGGCTCGCCCGCCAAGGCAGCGCCGTCGACCTTCAGCTGCTGTTTGTCCGCGGCGGTCTGCTGATCGGGCGAAAGGACTATTTCTGGCCGGAATCAGCAGATTCGTCCGACGAGGAATTGGTCCGGGCCGCCGTCGAGCAGTTTTATAACAAGGAGGGGCAACCTCCCAAGGAGTTGCTGGTACCGACGCCTTTAAGCGACGCGACGGTGATGGAGCAATGGCTGTCCGAGAAAAAGGGGGAGGCGGTCCGGATCGTCGCTCCCGAACGGGGAGCCAAACACCAGCTAGTCCTGCTGGCTGAGGAAAACGCCGGGGCCGCGGCCGCGGAACATTTGCGAAACGAAGCACTGGACCGCCAAGCCGGTGCGGAACTCAAACGATTGCTGCGACTCGACTCGGCGCCGAACCGCATCGAAGGATTCGACATTTCCAACATTCAGGGCAATCAATCGGTAGCCTCGATGGTAGTGTGGGAAGATGGCCAGGCCAAGAAATCAGACTATCGCAAATTCCGCATCCAAACCGTTGAGGGTGCGAATGATTTCGCCAGCATGAAAGAGGCGGTCATCCGGCGGTACGGTCACGTGGAGAATCTGCCTCGGCCTGATCTGATTCTGATCGACGGCGGCCTCGGTCAACTGAGCGCCGCGATGGAAGGCCTGAAAGAGGTGGGAGCGGATCGTATCCCGATCATCGGTCTAGCCAAAGCACGCGGCGAGAAGGAGGAACGCATCTTCCTGCCGGGACGCAAGAACCCGATACCGTTGCGAGCCAATGCGCCGGCCACCCATTTGGTTCAACGGGTCAGGGACGAAGCCCATCGTTTTGCCCTCACCTACCATCGGAAACTCCGAGGCAAAGCGCTTCTGTCGTCTGAACTGGACCGCATTGCGGGGGTCGGCCCCCTCAGGCGCAAGCGACTGCTCAAGCGCTTCGGAAGCCTCGAAGCCATCGCTGCGGCCACAGACGAACAACTTCGAGAGGCCGGCCTGGATGGATCCACGGTCTCAGCGCTCCGGCAGGCCTTGGCTGGGCCACAAGTAGATCCGGTGATGCCTTAG
- a CDS encoding diaminopimelate epimerase — MKNGFFRGHGLGNDYLVMDPKELSFKLTPKAIRAICDRNWGVGSDGILALVPSKKADFGLRIYNPDGSEAEKSGNGLRIFARYLHATGKTKKKQFTVDTKGGLVSISLQVDRHGDAAAATVEMGRATFQPAALPCTLAVEELIEQPIQVAGQELRFTGVSVGNPHCVVFKPKGSGWSKEELRLLGPELENHPLFPKRTNVQLAVPTGPKEIYILIWERGAGETQASGSSSCAAASAAVRLGLVTSPVTVKMPGGTLTIKVADDFALTMKGPVAEVARGTLSPPFLRSIK, encoded by the coding sequence ATGAAGAACGGCTTCTTTCGCGGGCATGGACTGGGCAACGATTATCTCGTCATGGATCCGAAGGAGCTGAGCTTCAAACTCACGCCCAAAGCCATTCGGGCCATCTGCGACCGAAACTGGGGCGTGGGCAGCGATGGGATTCTGGCCTTGGTCCCCTCCAAGAAAGCCGACTTCGGCTTGCGCATCTACAATCCGGACGGAAGCGAGGCGGAGAAGTCCGGCAACGGGCTTCGCATCTTCGCCCGCTATCTGCACGCGACCGGAAAAACCAAGAAAAAGCAATTCACGGTCGATACGAAAGGCGGCTTGGTGTCGATTTCGCTGCAGGTCGATCGCCACGGCGACGCCGCCGCGGCCACGGTCGAAATGGGGCGGGCCACCTTCCAGCCGGCGGCGCTTCCTTGCACGTTGGCCGTAGAGGAGTTGATCGAGCAACCGATTCAGGTCGCCGGGCAGGAACTGCGGTTCACCGGCGTGAGCGTCGGGAATCCCCACTGCGTCGTCTTTAAGCCCAAAGGCTCGGGCTGGAGTAAGGAAGAGCTCCGCCTCCTCGGCCCGGAGTTGGAAAATCATCCACTGTTCCCCAAACGCACCAACGTGCAACTCGCCGTCCCTACCGGCCCCAAAGAGATTTATATTCTGATTTGGGAGCGGGGCGCGGGCGAAACGCAGGCCTCCGGCTCATCCTCCTGCGCGGCAGCGAGCGCCGCCGTACGGCTCGGCCTGGTCACCAGCCCTGTCACGGTCAAGATGCCGGGCGGGACGTTGACGATCAAGGTCGCCGACGACTTCGCCCTTACGATGAAAGGGCCCGTGGCGGAAGTGGCCCGTGGCACCTTGAGCCCTCCGTTCCTGCGTTCGATCAAATAA
- a CDS encoding VOC family protein, translating into MRVTKLLHTRMRVSNMDETVRFYTQVLGLEVLERKVSPRGSHLAFLKVPNSEELIELASFPPSGPVKVQEDLVHLAFEVENLDQTLQALAAKGVKVTDGPTQTSSGSRFIFIDAPDGYEIELIERPPGTALV; encoded by the coding sequence ATGCGCGTAACCAAACTACTCCATACCCGCATGCGGGTCAGCAACATGGATGAGACCGTCCGATTCTACACCCAGGTCCTCGGCCTCGAAGTGCTCGAGCGCAAGGTCTCTCCGAGGGGATCCCACCTGGCATTCCTCAAGGTTCCAAACAGCGAAGAGTTGATCGAGCTCGCCAGCTTTCCCCCGAGCGGTCCAGTGAAAGTCCAGGAAGACCTCGTGCACCTGGCCTTCGAAGTCGAGAATCTTGACCAAACCCTGCAGGCCTTGGCCGCCAAGGGGGTCAAGGTGACGGATGGCCCCACCCAAACCTCGTCCGGAAGCCGCTTCATTTTTATCGACGCCCCGGACGGCTATGAAATCGAACTGATCGAACGGCCTCCGGGAACGGCGCTGGTCTAG
- a CDS encoding GNAT family N-acetyltransferase has translation MQSHPGDTLIRPMQSDDRDAVIGLLAGSEPWTTLGFSSSDWEKIFAPIPQSRDCFVVTCRGRIAGVGIVRPKFLFGDYLELLGIAPDRKGQGLGRQLLAHIEQVAFARGKNLFACVTDFNQAARVFYAKHGFLEVGRLDNLLIGGSAEILLRKTIGPARAGDISQTHRAKQD, from the coding sequence ATGCAATCTCACCCCGGCGACACCCTAATCCGCCCTATGCAGTCGGACGACCGCGACGCCGTCATCGGTCTGCTCGCCGGATCGGAACCCTGGACCACGTTGGGATTTTCCTCCTCGGATTGGGAGAAAATCTTCGCGCCGATTCCCCAAAGCCGCGATTGTTTCGTCGTGACCTGCCGTGGACGAATCGCGGGCGTGGGGATCGTACGGCCGAAGTTTCTGTTCGGAGACTACCTGGAACTACTCGGCATTGCGCCGGACCGGAAGGGGCAAGGACTGGGGCGGCAACTCCTGGCCCATATCGAACAGGTCGCCTTCGCACGGGGGAAAAACCTCTTCGCCTGTGTGACCGACTTCAATCAAGCAGCCCGCGTGTTCTATGCCAAGCATGGCTTTCTGGAGGTTGGCCGTCTGGACAATCTGCTCATAGGCGGCTCGGCGGAGATTCTCTTGCGCAAGACGATCGGTCCGGCCCGGGCAGGTGACATCTCACAAACCCATAGAGCCAAGCAAGATTGA
- a CDS encoding polysaccharide deacetylase family protein yields the protein MPVRPLLVRLLLLSVIVLAVDTIPLRAQVIKTGSPGCPAVALTYDLCPVRTASGFDVELIDFLIEHKIPATFFMSGRWMAKHEAEVRKLLAVPFFEIGTHGDVHAHLPMHEAEEQRQEILGPVRILKGTYRHEATLFRPPYGEFNDVTVDVVNQLGLRFILWNIESGDPDPTLSAEAILGRVQKRLKPASVIVLHANGKGKHTREVTEALVTTIMPAKGLRPATVSELLSCNLTPATP from the coding sequence ATGCCCGTTCGTCCGTTGCTCGTCAGACTGCTCTTGCTCTCGGTGATCGTCCTTGCCGTCGACACCATTCCCCTTCGTGCGCAAGTCATCAAGACCGGTTCCCCCGGTTGTCCCGCGGTCGCCCTCACTTATGATCTTTGCCCGGTGCGAACGGCCTCGGGATTCGACGTCGAGTTGATCGACTTCCTCATCGAACACAAAATCCCGGCGACCTTCTTCATGTCGGGCCGGTGGATGGCCAAACATGAAGCCGAAGTCCGCAAACTCCTGGCCGTGCCTTTTTTCGAAATCGGCACGCATGGCGACGTGCATGCCCACCTGCCGATGCATGAGGCTGAGGAACAGCGGCAGGAAATCCTCGGTCCGGTCCGAATACTGAAAGGCACGTACCGCCATGAGGCCACCCTGTTTCGACCGCCTTATGGGGAATTCAATGACGTCACAGTGGACGTCGTGAACCAGTTGGGGCTTCGGTTCATCCTATGGAACATCGAGTCCGGCGATCCGGACCCTACCCTCAGCGCGGAGGCCATCCTCGGGCGAGTCCAGAAGCGGCTCAAGCCGGCGAGCGTGATCGTGCTTCACGCCAATGGAAAGGGCAAACACACCCGCGAAGTCACGGAGGCCTTGGTCACCACCATCATGCCGGCGAAGGGGCTTCGGCCCGCGACCGTGTCGGAGCTCCTCTCATGCAATCTCACCCCGGCGACACCCTAA
- a CDS encoding site-2 protease family protein, whose amino-acid sequence MQGPDWEIGKVFGIPIRVHASWLLVFTFVTWSLATGYLPDMLPGLSQPRYWAMGGVAAILLFASVLLHELGHSYVALQYRIPIGQITLFIFGGVAQMRREPPSPRAEFLIAIAGPVVSFVLAGFCLGFVALVEAYPSGGVFRGLAALGALLGMVNTQLGLFNLIPGFPLDGGRALRAGLWAWTKDFYRATSHAALIGLLFGLSFGLFGALLLVGALSGTVPSSVAGSGGWIVLLGAFLFAAARGSRKQAALRASLAVVPVRDLMAKNVIALSPALTLDEAVNQFFLPYGYGGFPVVEDGRLVGIVTVREVQSVPNIQWFSHRVADVMQRGVDNLIVSPDASAMQAMEQMVLQGAERLVVVQDGLVLGLLTRASIGQFIELHQSGR is encoded by the coding sequence ATGCAAGGCCCAGACTGGGAAATCGGCAAGGTCTTTGGGATCCCGATTCGTGTCCATGCCTCCTGGCTTCTGGTCTTCACATTCGTGACCTGGTCCTTGGCGACCGGGTATCTTCCAGACATGCTGCCGGGTCTTTCCCAACCCCGCTATTGGGCCATGGGCGGCGTTGCCGCCATCCTTTTATTTGCTTCGGTCCTACTCCATGAGCTCGGTCATTCTTACGTGGCGTTGCAATATCGGATTCCGATCGGCCAGATCACGCTGTTCATCTTCGGTGGTGTGGCGCAGATGCGCAGGGAACCTCCCAGCCCTCGGGCGGAGTTTTTGATCGCGATCGCGGGCCCGGTCGTCAGCTTTGTGCTGGCCGGCTTCTGCTTGGGATTCGTGGCGCTGGTGGAGGCCTATCCATCCGGAGGCGTGTTTCGCGGACTGGCGGCATTGGGCGCCTTGCTCGGCATGGTCAATACGCAACTGGGCCTCTTCAACTTGATTCCGGGTTTTCCGCTGGATGGCGGCCGCGCCTTGCGGGCGGGCCTCTGGGCCTGGACGAAGGACTTCTATCGGGCCACGAGCCACGCGGCGCTCATCGGTCTCCTCTTCGGTCTCAGCTTCGGGCTCTTCGGCGCCCTGCTGCTGGTCGGCGCCCTGTCGGGAACCGTGCCCAGTTCTGTCGCCGGAAGCGGCGGTTGGATCGTGTTGCTCGGGGCCTTTCTCTTTGCGGCAGCGCGGGGCAGCCGGAAGCAGGCCGCGCTGCGGGCGTCCCTCGCCGTCGTCCCTGTGCGGGACCTGATGGCGAAGAACGTCATCGCTCTGTCACCCGCACTGACCCTCGACGAGGCGGTGAACCAATTTTTTCTGCCCTATGGCTATGGCGGGTTTCCGGTCGTGGAGGATGGGCGGCTCGTGGGGATTGTGACGGTGCGGGAGGTTCAGTCCGTGCCCAACATCCAGTGGTTCTCCCATCGAGTGGCCGACGTCATGCAGCGCGGGGTGGATAACCTGATCGTGTCTCCGGACGCGTCGGCCATGCAGGCGATGGAACAAATGGTTCTGCAGGGAGCGGAACGATTGGTGGTCGTCCAGGACGGGCTCGTGCTCGGACTCTTAACCCGCGCCTCCATCGGGCAATTCATCGAACTCCATCAATCGGGGCGGTGA
- a CDS encoding YihY/virulence factor BrkB family protein, which translates to MSAWYFLSKVLHTFRQRGCPSLAASLAFYSLLSLFPMVFLLLYGVSFIVSQDVLGYQFLLGFLKGFLPSMGERLAVDIRRVAELDEVRWIVWMSFGWFGALVFYELDYAMNAVFGTTAHRHPLISTLVAVALLWLTGLLLIVSFVATQAIELVTKSMPRLWGRDLLAIAAHDFLLTFTLPLILAFIAVTCLYRYLPHRRPTWREATIGGAVFSILWVAAKAVFVTYLEDAAVYSRLYGSLLEVVLLLLWVYYSSTLFLIGAVVTHEVHEFQSQSVAEPEPEPV; encoded by the coding sequence ATGAGCGCCTGGTATTTTCTCTCAAAGGTCCTTCATACCTTCAGGCAGCGCGGCTGCCCCAGTCTCGCCGCATCGCTCGCGTTTTATTCCCTCCTGTCCCTGTTCCCGATGGTTTTTCTGCTTCTGTACGGCGTGAGTTTCATCGTCAGCCAAGACGTGCTCGGCTATCAGTTTCTGCTCGGCTTCCTGAAAGGTTTTTTGCCCAGCATGGGCGAGCGACTAGCCGTGGACATTCGGCGGGTTGCGGAATTGGACGAAGTCCGTTGGATCGTGTGGATGAGCTTCGGCTGGTTTGGGGCCCTGGTCTTCTATGAACTCGACTACGCCATGAATGCCGTGTTTGGGACCACCGCGCATCGGCATCCGCTGATCTCCACCCTGGTCGCGGTCGCCTTGCTATGGCTGACCGGACTGCTCCTGATCGTTTCCTTCGTGGCGACCCAGGCCATCGAGTTGGTCACGAAAAGCATGCCGCGACTTTGGGGGAGGGACCTGCTGGCCATAGCCGCACATGATTTTCTTTTGACCTTTACGCTCCCCTTGATCCTTGCCTTCATTGCCGTCACCTGCCTCTACCGCTACCTGCCGCATCGCCGGCCAACTTGGCGTGAGGCCACCATCGGAGGAGCCGTCTTCAGCATTCTGTGGGTGGCAGCGAAGGCGGTCTTCGTTACCTATCTGGAAGACGCCGCCGTCTATAGCCGGCTTTACGGCTCCCTGCTGGAAGTGGTGCTCCTTCTGCTCTGGGTTTATTACTCCTCGACGCTATTTTTGATCGGAGCCGTGGTGACACACGAGGTGCATGAGTTCCAGAGCCAATCGGTGGCTGAGCCGGAACCAGAGCCGGTCTAG
- a CDS encoding NADH-quinone oxidoreductase subunit N, translating into MTIPLNDLLAILPELVVITAACIVLALDPVLSAAKKELLGWLTLGSLAICLGLTASHMTDRITAFSGLVVIDPYASFWKLLLYLVTGLTVLLSLAYLKAERLNYGEYYGFVLLALAGMMVMVSGADLLTIYLGTELMSLSLYVMAGLKRTEPRSLEASAKYFVLGAFSSGILLYGISLLYGLAGSTKLSVIAGAVAAQGSGNLLLSVAVVLLAVGFGFKLAAVPFHMWTPDVYQGAPTSVTAFMAVASKAASFGAFLRVFVEGLGGTAANWSMLFLIICIVTLALGNLVAIVQTNIKRMLAYSSIAHAGYALIGVVVAGQQGGTAGNSGLASVLLYIAIYAFMTIGAFALVGMLRKSGQESDNIEDFAGLAKREPLAAFFMLVFLVSLAGIPPTAGFIGKFYVFMAAVKAGMAWLAVIAVIFAAISAFYYLRVVMVMYMRDAEGPAEDAAHLETSPALSFVLACALAGVVLLGLFPNSLVSLATQAIPLLK; encoded by the coding sequence ATGACGATTCCACTGAACGATTTGCTGGCCATCCTTCCTGAATTGGTCGTCATTACGGCGGCCTGTATCGTATTGGCCCTCGACCCGGTCCTCTCGGCGGCCAAGAAGGAATTGTTGGGGTGGCTGACGCTGGGATCTCTGGCCATTTGCCTGGGCCTGACCGCATCGCACATGACTGATCGAATCACGGCCTTTAGCGGGTTGGTCGTCATCGATCCTTACGCTTCATTCTGGAAGCTGCTCTTGTATCTGGTAACGGGGCTGACGGTCTTGCTCTCGTTGGCCTATCTCAAGGCGGAACGGCTCAACTACGGAGAATATTACGGCTTCGTGCTGCTGGCCTTGGCCGGCATGATGGTGATGGTCTCGGGCGCCGATCTCCTGACCATTTATCTGGGGACGGAACTGATGTCCCTGTCACTCTACGTCATGGCAGGTTTGAAACGGACCGAGCCTCGATCTCTCGAAGCCTCAGCCAAATACTTCGTCTTGGGGGCCTTCTCCTCAGGCATCCTCCTGTACGGCATTTCGTTGCTCTATGGATTAGCCGGGAGCACCAAACTCTCGGTCATCGCCGGCGCGGTCGCCGCCCAGGGATCGGGCAACCTTCTTCTGAGCGTGGCGGTCGTCCTGCTGGCCGTGGGATTCGGCTTCAAACTGGCCGCAGTCCCGTTCCATATGTGGACGCCGGATGTCTATCAAGGAGCCCCAACCTCCGTGACTGCCTTCATGGCGGTGGCCTCCAAGGCCGCAAGCTTCGGTGCATTTCTCCGGGTCTTCGTCGAAGGCCTCGGCGGCACCGCGGCCAATTGGTCGATGCTGTTTCTGATCATTTGTATCGTCACCCTTGCGCTCGGCAATCTGGTGGCCATCGTCCAAACCAATATCAAGCGCATGCTCGCCTACTCCAGCATCGCCCACGCGGGATACGCCTTGATCGGCGTCGTCGTGGCGGGGCAGCAGGGCGGAACAGCCGGGAACTCCGGCCTGGCCAGCGTGCTGCTTTACATCGCCATCTATGCGTTCATGACTATCGGGGCCTTCGCCCTGGTCGGCATGCTGCGGAAGAGCGGCCAGGAAAGCGACAACATCGAAGACTTCGCGGGGCTTGCCAAACGGGAGCCGCTCGCTGCGTTCTTCATGCTCGTCTTTCTCGTGTCCCTGGCGGGCATTCCGCCGACGGCGGGATTCATCGGCAAGTTTTACGTCTTCATGGCGGCAGTTAAGGCCGGCATGGCCTGGCTGGCCGTCATTGCAGTCATCTTTGCCGCGATCTCGGCGTTCTACTACCTGCGCGTGGTGATGGTGATGTACATGCGGGATGCCGAGGGACCGGCCGAGGACGCCGCGCATTTGGAAACCTCGCCGGCACTGTCGTTCGTGCTGGCCTGTGCCCTCGCGGGCGTCGTGCTGCTGGGCCTGTTCCCCAACTCGCTCGTCTCGTTGGCCACGCAGGCGATCCCGCTGTTGAAGTAA